A window of Paremcibacter congregatus contains these coding sequences:
- a CDS encoding phytoene/squalene synthase family protein produces MSDSSKISPHIQEMIEQYDHDRYLTVLYAPEDKRPALCALYAFNYEISRIRETVSEPMLGEIRLQWWREAIDDVYAGSPRPHEIMPDLAMAITTNDLSRDRLMAMIEGRALDLYEDSPKDEAALKDYLLKTAGNLACLAAHILGQRDADDLAQELGIAWGYIGLIRAVPYHMSLKKSNMPESLMAAHGVSDQKFLSPDKQEVNRAVVGSLCQTAEDHLARVRAGKKRIAAEARSLYLLSALSRSYLKTIRKADYNPFALEEKADAFFRHLRLLSSALFNRI; encoded by the coding sequence ATGTCAGATAGTTCCAAAATATCCCCGCATATCCAGGAAATGATCGAACAGTATGATCATGATCGATACCTGACCGTGCTTTATGCCCCGGAAGACAAGCGTCCGGCGCTTTGTGCGTTATATGCGTTTAACTATGAAATTTCCCGCATTCGCGAAACCGTATCGGAACCGATGCTCGGGGAAATCCGTTTGCAGTGGTGGCGGGAAGCGATTGACGATGTGTATGCAGGCAGCCCCCGGCCTCATGAAATTATGCCGGACTTGGCTATGGCGATCACGACAAATGACCTGTCGCGGGACAGATTGATGGCGATGATTGAAGGACGGGCGCTTGATCTTTATGAAGACAGTCCGAAGGATGAGGCGGCATTAAAGGATTATCTGCTCAAGACAGCGGGAAACCTCGCCTGTCTTGCGGCACATATTCTTGGACAACGGGATGCCGATGATCTGGCGCAGGAATTGGGCATTGCCTGGGGGTATATCGGTCTGATCAGGGCTGTGCCCTATCATATGTCCCTGAAGAAAAGCAACATGCCTGAAAGCCTTATGGCGGCACATGGGGTTTCGGACCAGAAATTCCTCTCGCCTGATAAGCAAGAGGTTAACCGCGCAGTTGTGGGATCCTTATGTCAAACGGCGGAAGATCATCTGGCCCGGGTGCGGGCCGGCAAGAAACGCATCGCGGCTGAGGCGCGGTCGCTCTATCTTCTCTCCGCCCTGAGCCGTAGTTACCTCAAAACGATCCGGAAAGCAGATTACAATCCTTTTGCTCTGGAAGAGAAGGCGGATGCTTTTTTCCGTCACTTGCGATTACTGAGTTCGGCTTTATTCAATCGGATTTAA
- the yajC gene encoding preprotein translocase subunit YajC, protein MFISDAMAQAAGAAGGENVLMQFLPFILIIAVFYFLMIRPQQKRVKEHKNMVAALRRGDNVITSGGIVAKVSKVIDDNEIELEIASGVKVKVIKSTISTVVGKPAPANDTADKK, encoded by the coding sequence ATGTTTATTTCAGATGCTATGGCTCAAGCTGCCGGTGCAGCGGGTGGTGAAAATGTCCTTATGCAGTTCTTGCCTTTTATCCTGATCATTGCTGTTTTTTACTTTCTTATGATTCGGCCTCAGCAGAAGCGGGTCAAGGAACATAAAAACATGGTTGCCGCATTGCGCCGCGGTGATAATGTCATCACATCCGGCGGGATTGTGGCGAAAGTTTCCAAAGTCATTGATGATAATGAAATCGAACTTGAAATTGCGTCCGGCGTGAAAGTCAAAGTCATCAAGTCGACCATTTCGACCGTTGTGGGCAAGCCTGCACCGGCCAATGATACTGCTGATAAAAAATAA
- a CDS encoding nitrite/sulfite reductase, which yields MYKYDENDRRIVLERAAQFKSQVERRLTGALKEEEFRPLRLQNGLYLQLHAYMLRVAVPYGLMSSTQMRMLSHIASKYDRGYGHMTTRQNIQFNWPKLDDVPSILDDLASVEMHAIQTSGNCIRNISADQFAGVIADEVVDPRPYAEIMRQWSTFHPEFAYLPRKFKFAFTGATTDRAAVQFHDIGFHALKNDAGEVGFKIYVGGGMGRTPMIGKVVSEFVPEKDLLLYTEAIMRVYNQFGRRDNKYKARIKILVHEMKLEEFTRRVEDEFTALLEEGGLPLDQAEIDRVAAYFVDPAYEDLPEKSASLDQNLADNRDFSFWYRQNVLTHKKTGYAIVNLSLKKPGVPPGDLTDVQMLAIADLADKYSFGEIRSTHEQNLVLADVRKDDLFDLWGALNASGFADPNIGTLQDMICCPGLDFCTLANARSIPIADKITSRFDDMDYLYDLGELKLKMSGCINACGHHHVGHIGILGVNKKGTELYQITLGGSAGDDASVGKIMGPGFDEDGIVPALEKILATYIDLREDGEEFLATYRRVGMTPFKETLYANH from the coding sequence ATGTATAAATACGATGAGAATGATCGCCGTATCGTTTTGGAACGGGCGGCTCAATTCAAAAGCCAGGTGGAAAGACGTCTGACCGGCGCGCTGAAGGAAGAAGAGTTTCGGCCATTGCGTTTGCAGAATGGTCTGTATCTTCAGCTTCATGCTTATATGTTGCGGGTGGCGGTGCCTTATGGGTTGATGTCCTCGACCCAGATGCGCATGCTGTCTCATATCGCCTCCAAATACGACCGCGGTTATGGTCATATGACCACACGGCAAAACATTCAGTTCAATTGGCCGAAGCTAGATGATGTGCCGAGTATTCTGGATGATCTTGCCTCGGTCGAAATGCATGCCATTCAGACCAGTGGAAACTGTATTCGTAACATTAGCGCGGACCAGTTTGCTGGCGTGATTGCAGATGAAGTGGTTGACCCACGACCTTATGCTGAAATTATGCGTCAATGGTCGACCTTCCATCCTGAGTTCGCTTACCTGCCGCGTAAATTCAAATTTGCTTTTACCGGGGCGACCACGGATCGGGCGGCGGTACAATTCCACGATATTGGCTTTCATGCGTTGAAGAATGATGCCGGTGAGGTTGGTTTCAAGATTTATGTTGGTGGCGGTATGGGCCGGACACCGATGATAGGTAAAGTGGTTAGTGAATTCGTTCCTGAAAAAGACTTGTTGCTGTATACCGAAGCGATTATGCGGGTATATAACCAGTTTGGCCGCCGCGACAACAAATACAAGGCGCGGATCAAAATTCTTGTGCATGAGATGAAACTCGAAGAATTTACCCGTCGGGTGGAGGACGAGTTCACAGCATTGCTGGAGGAAGGCGGCCTTCCTCTGGATCAGGCGGAAATTGACCGGGTTGCGGCATATTTTGTCGATCCAGCCTATGAAGACCTGCCGGAAAAAAGTGCGAGTCTTGACCAGAATCTGGCGGACAACAGGGACTTTTCCTTCTGGTACAGGCAGAATGTACTGACGCATAAAAAAACAGGCTATGCCATTGTTAATCTGTCTCTGAAGAAGCCCGGCGTGCCGCCGGGAGATTTGACGGATGTGCAGATGCTGGCGATTGCCGATCTGGCGGACAAATACAGTTTTGGTGAAATACGCTCAACCCATGAACAAAACCTGGTGTTGGCGGATGTGCGAAAAGACGATTTGTTCGACCTTTGGGGTGCGCTTAACGCGTCGGGGTTTGCTGATCCAAATATCGGAACTCTGCAGGATATGATCTGCTGTCCGGGGCTGGATTTCTGTACGCTGGCCAATGCCCGGTCCATTCCGATCGCAGACAAGATCACCAGTCGTTTCGACGATATGGATTACCTGTATGATTTGGGTGAGTTGAAATTGAAAATGTCCGGGTGCATCAATGCCTGTGGGCATCATCATGTGGGCCACATCGGTATTCTGGGTGTCAATAAAAAGGGGACCGAATTATATCAGATCACGCTCGGTGGTTCTGCGGGGGATGATGCTTCCGTGGGCAAGATTATGGGCCCTGGTTTTGATGAGGATGGCATTGTGCCGGCTCTGGAAAAAATTCTGGCGACATATATTGACCTGCGGGAAGACGGGGAGGAATTCCTCGCTACATACCGCCGTGTCGGCATGACCCCATTTAAGGAGACGCTATATGCAAATCATTAA
- a CDS encoding ATP-binding protein — protein sequence MSKQPDLSPELLARIATALEKMTPDPRPEPSLTGADAFIWATDPDRLIPVPAVNHVKIDLLMGIDHVRDILAENTRQFADGYPANNALLWGARGMGKSSLIKALHGHIRGQDNHPLALVEIHREDIPSLPRLLEHIKNSARRVILFCDDLSFDTEDSSYKSLKAVLDGGIEGRPENVIFYATSNRRHLMPRDMIENERSTAINPAETVEEKVSLSDRFGLWLGFHSCTQEVYLAMIVRYIAAHNIPVDLEKAQAEALIWSRTRGARSGRVAWQFIQDLAGRHKVKLQ from the coding sequence ATGTCAAAACAACCTGACCTGTCTCCGGAACTTCTGGCCCGCATTGCCACGGCGCTAGAAAAGATGACCCCGGACCCCCGTCCTGAACCGTCCCTTACAGGGGCGGACGCCTTCATCTGGGCGACGGATCCAGACCGCCTTATACCGGTACCTGCCGTCAATCATGTCAAAATCGATCTGTTGATGGGTATAGATCATGTAAGAGACATCCTTGCGGAAAACACACGTCAGTTCGCCGACGGATATCCCGCCAACAATGCTTTGCTATGGGGCGCGCGCGGTATGGGAAAAAGTTCTCTGATCAAGGCTTTACACGGCCACATTCGCGGACAGGACAACCACCCTCTCGCCCTGGTCGAGATCCACCGGGAAGATATCCCAAGCCTGCCGCGTCTGCTTGAGCACATCAAGAACAGCGCCCGCCGGGTAATCCTCTTTTGCGATGACCTGTCGTTCGATACGGAAGACAGCAGTTACAAGTCCCTTAAAGCTGTTCTGGACGGCGGCATTGAAGGCAGACCGGAAAATGTAATTTTCTACGCCACCTCAAACCGGCGCCACCTGATGCCCCGGGATATGATTGAAAATGAGCGGTCCACAGCGATCAATCCCGCAGAAACAGTCGAAGAAAAAGTCTCTCTGTCCGACCGCTTCGGCCTGTGGCTTGGCTTTCACAGCTGCACACAGGAGGTTTACCTCGCCATGATCGTTCGCTACATTGCGGCTCACAACATACCTGTAGACCTGGAAAAAGCACAGGCGGAAGCCCTCATCTGGTCACGCACCCGCGGCGCGCGCTCCGGCCGGGTGGCCTGGCAATTTATCCAGGACCTCGCCGGCCGTCACAAAGTAAAGCTTCAGTAA
- a CDS encoding ribonuclease HII — protein MSNTSPVSGPNYHLEEQIGGYVCGVDEVGRGPWAGPVTTAAVILNPANIPDGLNDSKKLSAKKREKLYPLIMESAQVGFGEASPQEIDDLNILQATHLAMQRAVANLPRRPDHALIDGNRLPELDCPASFVIKGDNISLSIAAASIIAKVRRDFFMAEIAKIYPEYGWESNAGYGTRQHIEALSLVGPSRFHRMSFAPIQKILLDEKSIRD, from the coding sequence ATGTCGAACACCTCCCCTGTCAGCGGCCCGAATTATCATCTGGAAGAACAAATCGGCGGCTATGTCTGCGGTGTCGATGAAGTCGGCCGCGGCCCCTGGGCTGGACCGGTCACAACGGCTGCCGTCATTCTGAATCCGGCCAATATCCCCGATGGCCTGAATGACAGCAAGAAACTCAGCGCCAAGAAACGGGAAAAGCTTTATCCTCTGATTATGGAAAGCGCCCAAGTCGGCTTTGGCGAGGCCAGTCCCCAGGAAATTGACGACCTTAATATATTGCAGGCGACCCATCTCGCCATGCAACGCGCCGTGGCCAATCTTCCGCGTCGCCCCGACCACGCGCTGATCGATGGTAACCGCCTTCCTGAACTCGATTGCCCCGCGTCGTTTGTCATAAAAGGTGATAATATATCATTATCGATCGCCGCAGCATCGATTATCGCCAAAGTCAGGCGAGATTTTTTTATGGCTGAAATTGCCAAAATTTACCCTGAATATGGCTGGGAGTCGAACGCAGGATATGGTACCCGCCAACATATAGAAGCACTAAGCCTTGTAGGTCCGAGTCGTTTTCACCGTATGAGCTTTGCCCCTATTCAGAAGATTCTTTTAGATGAAAAATCTATAAGAGATTGA
- a CDS encoding VOC family protein: MTRPRFHLAFPVTDLEKARLFYRDVLGCKVGRESQKWIDFDFYGHQIVAHHNDRMPACPTSLVENKQVPTSHFGLLLDRDAWQNLADHLTAQGIDFLIPPHIRFEGEKGEQATMFIQDPAGNGLEFKSFASDDDIFAPDFK; the protein is encoded by the coding sequence ATGACACGACCACGTTTTCACTTGGCCTTTCCCGTAACAGACCTTGAAAAGGCGCGCCTCTTTTATCGCGACGTTCTTGGCTGCAAGGTAGGTCGTGAAAGTCAGAAATGGATTGATTTCGATTTTTACGGCCACCAGATTGTGGCGCATCATAACGACAGAATGCCAGCTTGCCCGACAAGCCTGGTTGAAAACAAACAGGTGCCAACCAGCCATTTTGGTTTGTTGCTTGATCGGGACGCATGGCAAAACCTCGCCGATCATCTGACCGCACAAGGCATTGACTTTCTAATTCCGCCCCACATTCGTTTTGAAGGTGAAAAAGGAGAGCAAGCGACCATGTTCATCCAGGACCCGGCCGGTAACGGGCTGGAATTCAAATCTTTCGCCAGCGATGATGACATTTTTGCCCCAGACTTTAAGTAA
- the secD gene encoding protein translocase subunit SecD — MLDFPRWKVVLITLVALFGVVSAAPNFLSDEQLNSLPDFLPKKQLTLGLDLQGGVHLLMEVDLTEVRQEKLISKRGDIRDALRAASIPQRSAIRGDNIVINLTKPEQADQALDVLDDTVEMLGGSALTGGGVPDIEYLKQENGAIIVSLTEDGLIKRGNDVITQSIEVLRRRIDGMGTTEPNIQKQGEGRILIQVPGFDDPQKLKNIIGKTAKLSFQLVNSAMGSQDRVPPGYERLPMAESERVPGLPDSLVVSKRKILTGENLKEAGLGYDQDNRPVVSFRFDNFGGKRFADVTRKNVNRRFAIILDGEIISAPNIQSPILGGSGIITGNFTVESASELGLLLSAGALPARLTVVEERTVGPDLGSDNIEAGKIAAIIGLLAVMVYIVLSYGMFGMVANFALIINISLIFGLLSTLGATLTMPGVAGIVLTIGMAVDANVLIFERVREEFRKGKKALSALDTGYDKAFSTIIDANVTTFIAALILFQFGTGPIKGFAVTLAIGVATSMFTAVSFSRMIISAWAVRKRPTVLKI; from the coding sequence ATGTTAGATTTCCCCCGTTGGAAAGTGGTTCTGATCACTCTCGTCGCCCTGTTCGGCGTGGTGTCCGCAGCACCGAACTTCCTGAGCGATGAACAGTTGAACAGCCTACCTGATTTTTTACCTAAAAAACAACTGACGTTGGGACTAGACCTGCAAGGGGGGGTCCATCTCTTGATGGAAGTGGACCTGACAGAAGTCCGGCAGGAAAAACTGATTTCTAAACGTGGCGATATCCGGGATGCCCTCCGGGCGGCAAGCATTCCTCAGCGAAGTGCTATTCGTGGCGATAATATCGTGATCAACCTGACCAAACCGGAACAAGCCGATCAAGCGCTCGACGTTCTTGATGATACGGTGGAAATGCTGGGCGGGTCAGCCCTGACCGGTGGCGGGGTGCCTGATATTGAATATTTGAAACAGGAAAACGGCGCAATTATTGTGAGTTTGACTGAAGACGGCCTGATCAAGCGGGGCAATGATGTTATTACCCAGTCCATCGAAGTGCTGCGCCGTCGTATTGACGGTATGGGCACGACGGAGCCGAATATTCAGAAACAGGGCGAAGGCCGAATTCTCATTCAGGTTCCGGGGTTTGATGATCCGCAAAAGTTGAAAAATATCATTGGAAAAACAGCTAAACTGTCGTTCCAGTTGGTTAACAGTGCAATGGGGTCTCAGGACCGGGTCCCTCCTGGGTATGAACGTCTTCCTATGGCGGAGAGCGAGCGGGTTCCTGGCCTGCCGGACAGTCTCGTGGTGAGTAAACGCAAAATACTGACCGGGGAAAATCTGAAAGAAGCCGGACTGGGGTATGACCAGGATAATCGTCCGGTGGTCAGTTTCCGGTTTGATAATTTTGGCGGCAAGAGATTTGCGGATGTCACCCGCAAGAATGTAAACCGGCGCTTTGCAATCATCCTTGATGGTGAAATTATCAGCGCCCCGAATATTCAAAGCCCCATTCTGGGGGGATCCGGTATCATTACCGGTAACTTCACCGTGGAAAGCGCCAGTGAACTGGGCCTGCTGCTCAGTGCCGGGGCATTGCCGGCGCGCTTGACTGTGGTCGAGGAAAGAACGGTTGGCCCGGATCTTGGGTCTGACAATATTGAGGCTGGCAAGATAGCCGCGATCATCGGCCTTTTGGCGGTGATGGTTTATATCGTTCTGAGTTATGGCATGTTTGGCATGGTGGCGAACTTTGCCCTGATAATCAATATTTCCCTGATATTCGGTTTGTTGTCGACTTTGGGCGCCACCTTGACCATGCCGGGGGTAGCCGGGATTGTGCTGACCATCGGGATGGCCGTGGATGCCAACGTTCTGATTTTCGAGCGTGTGCGGGAAGAATTCCGCAAAGGCAAAAAAGCGTTATCGGCTCTTGATACCGGGTATGATAAAGCTTTCAGCACCATTATTGATGCCAATGTCACAACATTTATTGCGGCGCTTATTCTGTTCCAGTTTGGGACCGGTCCGATCAAAGGTTTCGCGGTTACGCTGGCCATCGGGGTTGCGACGTCCATGTTTACCGCGGTTAGCTTTTCCCGCATGATTATTTCCGCATGGGCCGTTCGCAAACGCCCCACCGTGTTGAAAATATAA
- a CDS encoding site-specific DNA-methyltransferase — translation MKTSKKVKPAATPKPYTELPLNQILQGNCIELMNSLPEKSVDVIFADPPYNMQLKGELHRPDNSHVSAVNDEWDKFDSLAVYDDFTREWLTAAHRILKDTGTIWVIGSYHNIYRVGSILQDIGYWVLNDIVWRKTNPMPNFRGTRFTNAHETMLWCNKGEGYNKYTFNYDAMKALNEDIQMRSDWVLPICSGKERLKVNGHKGHSTQKPESLLYRVLLSSTNKGDVVLDPFFGSGTTGAVAKKLGRNYIGLEMEDKYISLATDRINMVEPLTGDALEITPAKRAQARIPFGNLVERGMIKPGTVLVDPSKKHSAKVRADGTIISKDDKGSIHQIGARVQGAPSCNGWTFWHLEVQNNLIPIDTLRQQVRAELH, via the coding sequence ATGAAGACGTCGAAAAAAGTCAAACCCGCAGCGACCCCAAAACCCTATACTGAATTGCCCCTCAATCAAATCCTGCAGGGCAACTGCATTGAGTTGATGAACAGTCTGCCGGAAAAATCCGTTGACGTCATTTTTGCCGACCCCCCCTATAACATGCAGTTGAAAGGCGAACTGCACCGTCCGGATAATTCCCATGTCAGTGCCGTTAACGATGAGTGGGACAAATTTGACAGCCTTGCCGTTTATGACGACTTCACCCGTGAATGGCTGACCGCCGCCCACCGGATCCTGAAAGACACCGGCACCATCTGGGTCATCGGCAGTTATCACAATATTTATCGTGTTGGCTCAATCCTCCAGGATATCGGCTATTGGGTTCTGAATGACATTGTCTGGCGCAAGACTAACCCGATGCCTAATTTCCGCGGCACCCGCTTCACCAATGCCCATGAAACCATGCTGTGGTGCAATAAAGGCGAAGGTTATAACAAATATACTTTCAACTACGACGCCATGAAGGCGCTCAATGAAGATATCCAGATGCGATCCGACTGGGTTCTGCCGATCTGTTCCGGTAAAGAACGCCTGAAGGTCAACGGTCACAAAGGCCATTCAACACAGAAACCTGAATCCCTTCTCTACCGGGTTCTGCTGTCGTCCACCAATAAAGGCGACGTCGTCCTTGATCCTTTCTTTGGTTCCGGCACCACTGGCGCCGTTGCCAAGAAACTTGGGCGGAACTATATCGGCCTGGAAATGGAAGACAAATACATCAGTCTCGCCACGGACCGGATCAACATGGTTGAACCTCTGACCGGCGACGCCCTGGAAATCACCCCGGCCAAACGCGCCCAGGCCCGTATTCCTTTCGGAAATCTTGTTGAACGCGGCATGATCAAACCCGGGACGGTTCTGGTTGACCCCAGCAAGAAGCATTCTGCCAAGGTTCGCGCCGATGGCACGATTATCAGCAAAGACGATAAAGGCTCCATCCACCAGATCGGCGCCCGGGTTCAAGGCGCGCCATCCTGCAACGGCTGGACATTTTGGCACCTGGAAGTTCAGAACAATCTGATCCCCATCGATACACTGCGGCAGCAGGTCCGTGCAGAGCTGCATTAA
- a CDS encoding Mth938-like domain-containing protein: protein MEFKDVTSQEETAISSYGDGGFRIGEQRSKGSMLITPRGYYPWGVADKADITCDSLSRIMEQRADIDILLIGSGDNMSFLPKDVRSALEDAGIAVDVMATGAAARTYNVLLVEGRKVAAALIAVD from the coding sequence GTGGAATTTAAAGACGTCACGTCACAAGAAGAAACCGCCATTTCCTCGTATGGGGATGGCGGTTTTCGCATAGGAGAACAGCGCAGTAAAGGATCTATGCTGATCACGCCGCGCGGGTATTACCCATGGGGAGTCGCCGACAAGGCGGACATTACCTGTGACAGTCTGAGCCGTATAATGGAACAGAGGGCTGATATTGATATTCTGCTGATCGGGTCGGGGGACAATATGTCTTTTCTGCCGAAGGATGTCAGAAGCGCTCTGGAAGACGCGGGAATAGCCGTTGATGTGATGGCGACAGGAGCCGCGGCAAGAACCTATAACGTACTTCTGGTGGAAGGGCGCAAGGTGGCGGCCGCTTTGATTGCCGTCGATTAA
- a CDS encoding DUF934 domain-containing protein: MQIIKDKAIVEDQWVHFDGQGDLPDGDLIVSLDVWQTRANELQGRRVGLQLEPDQHPKDVRDELANFELIAINFPTFMDGRGYSYAKILRDRFGFEGEIRAVGDVMRDQMFYMQRCGFTAYEVKEGRDIHDAIKAFDDFSVKYQVSADEHIPIYRRR, from the coding sequence ATGCAAATCATTAAAGACAAAGCCATTGTTGAGGACCAGTGGGTTCATTTCGATGGTCAAGGTGATCTGCCAGACGGCGATCTTATTGTTTCACTGGATGTGTGGCAAACCCGGGCGAATGAGCTGCAGGGACGTAGAGTGGGGTTACAACTGGAACCGGATCAGCATCCAAAGGATGTTCGGGATGAGCTTGCAAATTTTGAGCTCATCGCAATTAACTTTCCGACCTTTATGGACGGGCGGGGGTATTCTTACGCCAAAATCCTGCGCGACCGGTTTGGTTTCGAGGGGGAAATTCGTGCCGTGGGCGATGTGATGCGGGACCAGATGTTCTATATGCAGCGGTGTGGTTTCACGGCCTATGAAGTGAAAGAAGGCCGTGATATTCACGACGCCATCAAGGCGTTTGATGATTTTTCCGTGAAATATCAGGTTTCTGCTGACGAGCACATCCCGATCTATCGTCGCCGGTAG
- the secF gene encoding protein translocase subunit SecF translates to MLLKLVPENTFIKFINFRKFAYVFSLMMIVAAFGLYFSKGLNFGIDFEGGIMVEIGTEEVADIGKIRSTLSELDLGDVKVQEFGDPKDVLIRLEYQEGMTVDQVVEKVREVLPDAIEGEISYRRTETVGSTVSEELISDGIMAVILAIGAVLIYIWLRFEWQFGMGAVIALVHDVILTIGMFSLTGLEFNLSTIAAILTIVGYSLNDTVVVYDRIRENLKKFRKKPMPELLNLSINDTLSRTVMTSLTTLIALASLFFLGGEGIHGFSAAMIWGIFVGTYSSIFIAAPILLWVELRRDEPDTSPEAGVDVIPPQKGS, encoded by the coding sequence ATGTTATTAAAGCTGGTTCCAGAAAATACGTTCATCAAGTTTATTAATTTTCGTAAATTTGCATATGTCTTCTCCTTGATGATGATAGTTGCCGCCTTTGGGCTGTATTTTTCAAAAGGACTGAATTTCGGTATCGATTTCGAAGGCGGAATCATGGTTGAAATCGGGACTGAGGAAGTTGCAGATATTGGGAAAATCCGGTCAACTCTGTCAGAACTGGACCTTGGTGATGTCAAGGTGCAGGAATTTGGTGATCCCAAAGATGTTTTGATCCGCCTGGAGTATCAGGAGGGCATGACGGTTGATCAGGTGGTGGAAAAGGTGCGGGAAGTGCTGCCCGACGCCATTGAAGGCGAGATCAGTTATCGCCGGACGGAAACCGTCGGGTCCACAGTATCAGAAGAATTGATATCTGACGGGATTATGGCGGTAATACTGGCGATTGGCGCCGTGCTGATCTATATCTGGCTGCGGTTTGAATGGCAGTTTGGGATGGGGGCCGTGATTGCCCTTGTGCATGATGTGATTCTGACCATTGGTATGTTTTCACTCACGGGTCTGGAATTCAATCTGTCGACCATTGCGGCGATCCTGACGATTGTCGGGTATTCATTGAATGACACGGTGGTGGTTTATGACCGTATCCGGGAAAATCTGAAGAAATTCCGTAAGAAACCAATGCCTGAATTGCTGAACCTCAGCATCAATGACACCTTGTCACGGACGGTAATGACCTCCCTGACGACGTTGATTGCTCTGGCCTCCTTGTTTTTCCTCGGGGGGGAAGGTATTCATGGGTTCTCAGCCGCGATGATCTGGGGTATTTTTGTCGGAACATATTCATCCATCTTTATTGCGGCGCCGATCCTGCTGTGGGTGGAGTTACGCCGGGATGAACCGGATACTTCACCGGAAGCCGGGGTGGATGTTATTCCGCCGCAAAAAGGTTCATAA
- a CDS encoding urate hydroxylase PuuD, which produces MEDFTLFIVRYLHVLCGVMWIGILWYFNFVQIPSMPKIPDEQKPAIGKVIAPEALFWFRWGAAGTVLFGLILAYLNGYLHEAMTLQMPSIGFGMWFGLIMAFNVWFIIWPAQKIALGLVEADAALKPKMARRAMLFSRTNTLLSIPMLFSMISAQNATGF; this is translated from the coding sequence ATGGAAGATTTTACTTTATTTATCGTACGCTACCTTCACGTCCTTTGTGGCGTTATGTGGATCGGGATCCTGTGGTATTTCAATTTCGTGCAAATCCCCAGCATGCCGAAAATTCCTGACGAGCAAAAACCGGCCATCGGAAAAGTTATCGCTCCGGAAGCTCTCTTCTGGTTCCGTTGGGGCGCGGCCGGCACCGTATTGTTCGGTCTGATCCTCGCTTACCTGAATGGCTACCTTCATGAGGCCATGACCCTGCAGATGCCTTCTATCGGCTTCGGCATGTGGTTCGGTCTGATTATGGCTTTCAATGTCTGGTTTATCATCTGGCCAGCACAGAAAATCGCCTTGGGTCTGGTTGAAGCCGATGCGGCCCTGAAACCAAAAATGGCCCGTCGCGCCATGCTGTTTTCCCGCACCAACACCCTGTTGTCCATTCCAATGCTGTTCTCCATGATTTCAGCACAGAACGCAACCGGCTTCTAA